One region of Olleya sp. Hel_I_94 genomic DNA includes:
- a CDS encoding polysaccharide biosynthesis C-terminal domain-containing protein, whose protein sequence is MGIVVNQSIKNTIITYFGFGIGAVNVIFLYTQFVSEAYFGLITFILSTASILMPFMAFGVHNTIVKFYSSFKTRQSQNSFLSLMLLLPLLLIVPLGLITHFAYDLIANWLSKENTIIKDYTWLIYICAAAFAYFEVFYAWSKVQLQSVFGNFMSEVFHRFITSLLLLSLYFGYLNVDQLIYGIVITYIVRALIMKLYAFSLRMPVFKLTKIPNVGSILKYSALIIIAGSVANIILEIDKFMLGQFQALNNVAYYGVAIYIATVIGVPARAMHQIANPLTSKLLNEGHKVELKTLYQKSSINLFIISGFIFLCIIININKLYLLIPENYSEGFLVVLVIGLAKLSDNLIGNNNAILFNSDYYRVVLVFGILLAILTVVLNLVFIPLYGINGAAYASCITIFTYNTIKLLFVYKKFKIQPFTLATIKTTLLILICGLSLFFWEFNFNPIISIVAKTLILIIIYGLTVFKFNLSEDISKILNRFIP, encoded by the coding sequence ATGGGAATAGTCGTTAATCAATCTATTAAAAATACTATAATAACTTATTTTGGGTTTGGTATTGGTGCTGTTAACGTTATATTTTTATATACTCAATTTGTTAGCGAAGCTTATTTTGGTTTAATCACTTTTATCTTGTCTACAGCCAGTATTTTAATGCCTTTTATGGCTTTTGGCGTGCATAATACAATTGTTAAGTTTTATTCGTCCTTTAAAACCAGACAATCACAAAATAGCTTTTTAAGTTTAATGTTGCTTTTACCATTACTTCTAATAGTTCCGTTAGGATTAATTACGCATTTTGCATATGATTTGATTGCCAATTGGCTATCTAAAGAAAATACTATTATAAAGGACTATACTTGGTTAATATACATTTGTGCAGCAGCTTTTGCCTATTTTGAAGTGTTTTACGCTTGGAGTAAGGTGCAATTACAAAGCGTATTTGGTAATTTTATGAGTGAGGTCTTTCACAGATTTATTACCTCGTTATTACTTTTAAGTCTTTATTTTGGTTACCTAAATGTAGATCAATTAATTTATGGGATTGTTATTACATACATTGTCAGAGCCTTAATTATGAAACTATATGCTTTTAGTCTTAGGATGCCAGTTTTTAAATTAACTAAAATCCCTAATGTTGGAAGTATTTTAAAATATTCTGCTTTAATTATAATCGCAGGCTCTGTGGCTAATATAATATTAGAGATAGATAAGTTTATGCTTGGTCAGTTTCAGGCGCTTAATAATGTTGCCTATTATGGTGTAGCTATTTATATTGCTACGGTTATAGGTGTTCCTGCTAGAGCAATGCATCAAATAGCAAACCCTTTAACCTCTAAGCTTTTAAATGAAGGTCACAAGGTTGAACTTAAAACACTTTATCAAAAAAGTTCTATTAACTTATTTATTATTAGCGGATTTATATTTTTATGTATTATAATAAATATCAATAAGTTATATCTTTTAATTCCGGAAAATTATAGCGAAGGCTTTTTGGTGGTTTTAGTGATTGGTCTTGCTAAACTATCAGACAACCTTATTGGAAATAATAATGCCATACTTTTTAATAGCGATTATTATAGGGTAGTGCTAGTCTTTGGGATTTTATTAGCAATACTAACCGTAGTTTTAAACCTTGTTTTTATTCCGTTGTATGGAATAAATGGAGCTGCATACGCAAGTTGTATTACTATTTTTACATACAATACAATCAAACTATTGTTTGTGTATAAAAAATTTAAAATTCAACCGTTTACATTAGCTACCATAAAAACAACACTACTAATATTGATTTGTGGTTTAAGTTTGTTTTTTTGGGAATTTAATTTTAATCCCATTATTAGCATTGTCGCTAAAACGTTAATTTTAATTATAATCTATGGATTAACTGTTTTTAAATTTAATTTATCAGAAGATATTTCAAAAATATTAAATCGCTTTATTCCATAA
- a CDS encoding glycosyltransferase family 4 protein, which translates to MDKKKVLIITYYWPPAGGPGVQRWLKFVKYLPEFNIEPVVYCPSNANYPIIDATLQSEVNPSVTVLKQPIKEPYKLAQLFSKKSKTISKGIIAEKSKQSLMERLMLFVRGNFFIPDARKNWVKPSYNYLSTYILDFNIDTIITSGPPHSLHLIGLKLKENHSVNWIADFRDPWTTIGYHKQLKLTKASKNKHKALEKKVLNNADKIIVTSPSTKTEFEGITSQPIHVITNGYDNEKVVVNTLDKKFTLSHIGSLLSKRNPEVLWKVLSELMIEETRFAEDFQLNLIGEVGKDVIQSIKTNGLSGSLNYVGYVPHNKAIEFQKKSQLLLLIEINSEDTKAIIPGKLFEYMVANRPIVAIGPKGADVASIITKTNTGQFFNYDDYDALKNSIKQYYKAYTENNLKTNPIGLQGYSRQQLTKKLADLINQS; encoded by the coding sequence ATGGATAAAAAAAAGGTGCTAATTATTACGTATTATTGGCCTCCTGCAGGAGGACCAGGTGTACAGCGTTGGTTAAAATTTGTAAAATATTTACCAGAATTTAATATAGAGCCTGTTGTATACTGTCCATCCAATGCTAATTACCCAATTATAGATGCAACTTTGCAAAGTGAAGTTAATCCAAGTGTTACAGTGCTTAAGCAACCAATAAAGGAGCCTTACAAATTGGCACAATTGTTTTCTAAAAAAAGTAAAACCATTAGTAAAGGGATTATTGCTGAAAAAAGCAAGCAAAGCCTTATGGAGCGTTTGATGTTGTTTGTTAGAGGTAATTTTTTTATTCCTGATGCCAGAAAAAACTGGGTAAAACCGTCCTACAACTACTTATCTACTTACATTTTAGATTTTAATATTGATACAATTATAACGTCTGGACCACCACATAGTTTACATTTAATTGGTTTAAAATTAAAAGAAAACCATAGTGTCAATTGGATTGCAGATTTTAGAGATCCATGGACTACAATAGGTTATCACAAGCAACTAAAATTAACTAAAGCTTCTAAAAATAAACATAAGGCATTAGAAAAAAAAGTGCTTAATAATGCTGACAAAATTATTGTAACTAGCCCAAGTACTAAAACCGAATTTGAGGGTATTACAAGTCAACCTATCCATGTAATTACTAATGGTTATGATAACGAAAAAGTAGTTGTAAATACCTTAGATAAAAAGTTTACATTGTCACATATTGGGTCGTTACTATCTAAACGAAATCCAGAAGTACTTTGGAAAGTGCTTAGCGAATTGATGATTGAGGAGACTAGATTTGCAGAGGATTTTCAGTTGAATTTAATTGGAGAAGTAGGTAAAGATGTTATACAATCTATTAAAACAAATGGTTTAAGTGGTAGTTTAAATTATGTTGGATATGTACCTCACAATAAAGCTATTGAGTTTCAAAAAAAATCACAATTATTATTGTTGATTGAAATAAACTCGGAAGATACTAAAGCAATTATTCCTGGTAAATTGTTTGAGTATATGGTTGCTAATAGACCAATTGTTGCAATTGGACCAAAAGGAGCAGATGTAGCTTCAATTATTACAAAAACTAACACTGGTCAATTTTTTAATTATGATGATTATGATGCTTTAAAAAATAGTATTAAGCAGTATTATAAAGCTTACACTGAAAATAATTTAAAGACTAATCCAATAGGATTACAAGGTTACTCAAGACAACAGTTAACAAAAAAGTTAGCAGATTTGATTAATCAGTCCTAA
- the uvrA gene encoding excinuclease ABC subunit UvrA: protein MTTPLSEVNPKENIIIKGAKLHNLKNIDVVIPRRKLVVITGLSGSGKSSLAFDTLYAEGQRRYVESLSSYARQFLGRLNKPKVDYIKGIAPAIAIEQKVNSTNPRSTVGTTTEIYDYLKLLFARVGRTYSPISGQEVKKDTVTDVINYIKGLALNQKLLLLAPIVLEEGRELQDKLNALNAQGYARIKVKDSVIRIDDAKDLTSIKDLFLVVDRIVTKDDEDFYNRLADAIQTAFFEGKGNCYIETLADNTSRHFSNKFELDGLQFLEPNVHLFSFNNPYGACPKCEGYGDVIGIDDDLVVPNTALSVYENAIFPWRGDSMSWYKDQLVNNSHKFDFPIHKPYFQLSPEHKALIWEGNQYFEGLNSFFAELESKAYKIQNRVMLSRYRGKTQCKVCHGKRLRPETNYIKVGNATLTELVELPLSKLAVFFDTITLNDYDAKIAERLLVEIKNRLSFLHNVGLDYLTLNRKSNTLSGGESQRINLATSLGSSLVGSMYILDEPSIGLHPKDSERLIQVLKQLRDLGNTVIVVEHDEDIMKEADQIIDIGPEAGTLGGQVVAVGTYADILKSTSLTAQYLNETLKIEVPKTRRTSKYSIDIIGARENNLKNIDVSFPLEMLTVITGVSGSGKSTLVKKILFPAIQKHLTGFSDKAGQFTELKGNYTIIKNIEFIDQNPIGRSSRSNPVTYVKAYDDIRALYAKQKLSTIRNYAAKHFSFNVDGGRCETCKGEGEVTIEMQFMADVHLECETCKGKRFKKEVLEVTFADKNIDDILNLTIDDAIDFFDKNGVSKIKNKLQPLQDVGLGYVALGQSSSTLSGGEAQRIKLATFLGKGITKEKMLFIFDEPTTGLHFHDIQKLLKSFYALIAKGHSIIVVEHNLELIKCADHIIDLGPEGGENGGHLVAFGTPKDVIKVKNSVTAKYLKEKL, encoded by the coding sequence AAAAACATTGATGTTGTTATTCCGCGACGCAAACTAGTTGTTATAACGGGATTATCAGGATCTGGAAAGTCAAGTTTAGCTTTTGACACTTTGTATGCAGAAGGTCAACGTCGTTATGTAGAAAGTTTAAGTAGTTATGCTAGACAATTTTTAGGACGATTAAATAAACCTAAAGTAGATTATATAAAAGGTATTGCTCCAGCTATTGCAATCGAGCAAAAAGTAAATAGTACCAATCCACGATCAACCGTTGGAACAACAACCGAGATTTATGATTATTTAAAACTGCTTTTTGCCAGAGTTGGGCGCACCTACTCGCCTATTTCTGGTCAAGAAGTAAAAAAAGATACGGTTACAGACGTTATTAACTACATAAAAGGTTTAGCCTTAAACCAAAAACTGCTGTTATTAGCTCCTATTGTATTGGAGGAAGGTCGTGAGTTACAAGACAAATTAAATGCTTTAAATGCACAAGGGTATGCTAGAATAAAAGTAAAAGATTCTGTAATAAGAATTGACGATGCTAAGGACTTAACGTCTATTAAAGATTTGTTTTTAGTAGTAGACAGAATTGTTACTAAAGACGATGAGGATTTTTATAACAGATTAGCAGACGCCATACAAACTGCCTTTTTTGAAGGAAAAGGTAATTGTTATATCGAAACTCTTGCAGATAACACCAGTCGTCATTTTAGTAATAAATTTGAATTGGATGGTTTACAGTTTCTAGAACCAAACGTGCATTTATTTAGTTTTAACAATCCTTATGGTGCTTGTCCAAAATGTGAAGGTTATGGCGATGTTATTGGTATTGATGATGATTTAGTTGTACCAAATACAGCACTTTCTGTTTATGAAAACGCTATTTTTCCTTGGCGTGGTGACAGCATGAGTTGGTATAAAGATCAATTGGTAAACAATTCTCATAAATTTGATTTCCCAATACATAAGCCATATTTTCAATTAAGTCCAGAGCATAAAGCTTTAATTTGGGAAGGAAACCAATATTTTGAAGGTTTAAATAGTTTTTTTGCCGAGTTAGAAAGCAAAGCATATAAGATTCAAAATCGTGTAATGCTCTCTCGATACAGAGGAAAAACACAATGTAAAGTCTGTCATGGTAAACGCTTAAGACCAGAAACAAACTATATAAAAGTTGGTAATGCAACTTTAACAGAATTAGTAGAATTGCCGCTAAGTAAATTAGCAGTATTTTTTGACACCATCACTTTAAATGATTATGATGCAAAAATTGCAGAACGTCTTTTAGTAGAAATTAAAAATAGACTAAGTTTTTTACATAATGTAGGTTTAGATTATTTAACCTTAAACCGAAAATCTAACACGCTTTCTGGTGGTGAAAGTCAACGTATCAACTTAGCAACCTCTTTAGGAAGCAGCTTAGTAGGATCCATGTATATTTTGGACGAACCTAGTATTGGATTACATCCAAAAGACTCTGAACGTTTAATACAAGTATTAAAACAACTTCGCGATTTGGGTAATACCGTAATTGTGGTGGAGCATGATGAAGACATCATGAAAGAAGCCGACCAAATAATAGATATTGGTCCAGAAGCTGGGACATTAGGAGGTCAAGTTGTTGCTGTTGGTACGTATGCTGATATTTTAAAATCAACATCATTAACTGCACAATATTTAAACGAAACTTTAAAAATTGAAGTACCTAAAACACGTCGAACTAGCAAGTACAGCATAGACATTATTGGAGCTAGAGAAAATAATTTAAAAAACATAGATGTGTCTTTTCCATTAGAAATGCTAACGGTTATTACTGGAGTTTCTGGAAGTGGAAAAAGTACTTTGGTTAAAAAAATATTATTTCCTGCCATACAAAAACACTTAACTGGCTTTAGTGATAAAGCAGGACAGTTTACTGAGTTAAAAGGAAACTATACTATAATAAAAAATATAGAGTTTATTGATCAAAACCCTATTGGACGATCCTCTAGATCTAATCCTGTGACATACGTTAAAGCCTATGATGATATTAGAGCGTTGTATGCTAAACAAAAACTTAGTACTATACGCAATTACGCTGCTAAACACTTTAGTTTTAATGTGGATGGTGGACGTTGTGAAACTTGTAAGGGAGAAGGTGAAGTAACTATCGAAATGCAATTTATGGCTGATGTCCATTTAGAATGTGAAACTTGTAAAGGAAAGCGTTTTAAAAAAGAAGTTTTAGAGGTCACTTTTGCAGATAAAAATATTGATGATATTTTAAATCTAACTATCGATGACGCTATTGACTTTTTTGATAAAAACGGAGTCTCCAAGATTAAAAACAAATTACAACCTTTACAAGACGTAGGTTTAGGTTATGTTGCCTTAGGACAAAGCAGTTCTACCCTATCTGGTGGTGAAGCACAACGTATAAAGTTAGCAACCTTTTTGGGTAAAGGAATTACTAAAGAAAAAATGTTGTTTATTTTTGACGAGCCTACCACTGGTTTACATTTTCATGACATACAAAAATTATTAAAATCCTTTTATGCGCTAATAGCAAAAGGACATTCTATTATTGTTGTGGAGCATAATTTAGAACTTATTAAATGTGCAGATCATATAATAGATTTAGGTCCTGAAGGTGGTGAAAATGGTGGTCATTTAGTTGCTTTTGGAACTCCAAAAGACGTTATTAAAGTTAAAAATAGTGTGACTGCTAAGTATTTAAAAGAAAAATTATAA
- a CDS encoding DUF3667 domain-containing protein, with the protein MSLKYTKCKNCDSDFKSGFQFCPHCGMKDKEELTLGILFYNTLNNYLLWDSKFLKSFIPLMSKPGFLPKRFIEGKRLSYLHPAQLYLFVTFVFFFLFSFQMNKVEENLNEDFKAQSTKVLNEIERKEIDSIERSEIRATLNSNKLLSGMTDKQIDSIVNQKEIKSSNNVLFGYESQKIDSLLTVGASKESIYIAMGMDDNPGWFDRMLYPRLLKFHQDRKAGTIWMSMINTTPIALFILLPIFAFFLKLFFWKKGRYAYHLVFSFYFFAFIFTVFSILLISNFIIDVPNWIDFLIALSTFIYLVIAVKRFYNQRLFYSVLKSGIVSLVFLVVLVPIAFLVLGFISFLSY; encoded by the coding sequence ATGTCCTTAAAGTATACCAAGTGTAAAAATTGCGATAGCGATTTTAAATCAGGATTCCAATTTTGTCCACATTGTGGAATGAAAGATAAAGAGGAATTAACACTTGGAATTTTATTTTACAATACCTTAAATAATTATCTGCTGTGGGATTCTAAATTTTTAAAGAGTTTTATTCCTTTAATGAGTAAACCAGGATTTTTGCCTAAAAGATTTATTGAAGGTAAACGTCTATCTTATTTGCATCCTGCACAATTATATTTATTTGTTACGTTTGTGTTTTTCTTTTTGTTTTCCTTTCAAATGAATAAAGTAGAAGAAAATTTAAATGAGGATTTTAAAGCGCAATCAACTAAAGTTTTAAATGAAATTGAAAGAAAAGAAATAGACTCTATTGAAAGAAGTGAAATTAGAGCCACATTAAATAGTAATAAGTTGCTATCCGGAATGACAGATAAACAGATAGACTCTATTGTAAATCAAAAAGAAATTAAATCAAGTAATAACGTTTTATTTGGGTACGAGAGTCAAAAAATAGACTCATTATTGACTGTTGGAGCATCAAAGGAATCTATTTACATAGCTATGGGAATGGATGATAATCCAGGATGGTTTGATAGGATGTTATATCCTAGACTTTTAAAGTTTCATCAGGATAGAAAAGCTGGTACGATTTGGATGTCCATGATAAATACAACACCAATAGCATTATTTATTTTATTACCAATTTTTGCTTTCTTTTTGAAACTATTTTTTTGGAAAAAAGGACGATATGCTTACCACTTGGTATTTTCTTTTTACTTTTTCGCCTTTATTTTCACAGTGTTTAGTATTTTATTAATCAGCAATTTTATTATTGATGTACCTAATTGGATAGACTTTTTAATAGCCTTATCCACATTTATATATCTAGTAATTGCTGTTAAACGGTTTTATAATCAACGTTTATTTTACAGTGTTTTAAAAAGCGGAATTGTGTCTTTAGTTTTTTTAGTAGTGTTAGTACCTATTGCTTTTCTGGTCTTAGGTTTTATTTCGTTTTTGTCTTATTAA
- a CDS encoding DUF4834 family protein — translation MALLRTILIIALIYYGLKILSRLFAPALFKYAAKKATERFGGAFNQQRQEPAQKEGEITIDKMPNNKSSNKNVGEYVDYEEIE, via the coding sequence ATGGCTTTATTAAGAACCATACTTATAATAGCATTAATTTACTACGGATTAAAAATCTTATCTCGTTTGTTTGCACCTGCATTATTTAAATATGCAGCTAAAAAAGCAACCGAGCGTTTTGGAGGTGCGTTTAACCAACAAAGACAAGAGCCAGCTCAAAAAGAAGGCGAGATAACTATAGATAAAATGCCTAATAATAAATCTTCAAATAAAAATGTAGGAGAGTATGTAGATTACGAAGAAATTGAGTAA
- a CDS encoding transporter, producing the protein MLNPKLIVTYILLLASFTANAQYTEVINSNRPGVSRSAFAVGKNVAQLEVGPYILKEEHTPLKNEASGFGIDFAARYGLVWEELELNIEGTYQNDTFTDNRSTLFPLETDRANFKYLTLGAKYLVYDPYKKRGEEKPNIYSYHANKKFKWSNLIPAVAVYAGVNYDAKDNVYVPYSNPFSSPNYEGGFTPKVMVATQNNFNSGWVLVMNFAKDRIGSDFSDFQYIVTLTKSITDQWVLFGETQGIKSDYYADNLFRFGGAYLWSKDFQLDTAITFNTKDTPSVFSFNFGASYRLDFHKDPEADIDNGTDVLEEYERKANRKKNKNKKDNDSDTPEDSGKRKKETQEIDFDDEN; encoded by the coding sequence ATGCTTAACCCAAAATTAATTGTAACGTATATTCTCTTATTAGCAAGTTTTACTGCTAATGCCCAATATACTGAAGTAATCAACTCTAACAGACCAGGTGTATCTAGAAGTGCTTTTGCAGTCGGAAAAAATGTGGCTCAGCTTGAGGTTGGACCTTACATTCTTAAAGAAGAGCACACACCATTAAAAAATGAAGCTTCAGGTTTTGGTATTGACTTTGCAGCGCGTTATGGTTTAGTATGGGAAGAACTAGAATTAAATATAGAAGGTACTTACCAAAATGATACATTTACAGATAATCGATCTACCTTATTTCCATTAGAAACTGATCGTGCAAATTTTAAATATTTAACATTAGGTGCAAAATACTTAGTGTACGATCCATATAAAAAACGTGGTGAGGAGAAACCTAATATTTACAGCTATCATGCTAACAAAAAATTTAAATGGAGTAATTTAATTCCAGCTGTAGCTGTATATGCTGGTGTAAACTATGATGCTAAAGATAATGTTTATGTGCCTTATAGTAATCCGTTTTCAAGCCCAAATTACGAAGGAGGTTTTACACCTAAAGTAATGGTTGCAACACAAAACAACTTTAATAGTGGTTGGGTTTTAGTTATGAATTTTGCCAAGGACAGGATTGGGTCGGATTTTTCAGATTTTCAATACATAGTTACTTTAACCAAGTCCATTACTGACCAATGGGTTTTATTTGGAGAAACTCAAGGCATAAAAAGTGATTATTATGCAGACAATTTATTTAGATTTGGTGGAGCATATTTATGGAGTAAGGATTTTCAGTTAGATACTGCAATTACTTTTAACACAAAGGACACACCTTCGGTTTTTAGCTTTAACTTTGGCGCATCTTATCGTTTAGATTTCCATAAAGATCCTGAAGCTGATATAGATAATGGTACTGATGTACTTGAAGAATACGAAAGAAAAGCGAATAGAAAGAAAAATAAGAATAAAAAAGATAATGATTCTGACACACCAGAAGATTCAGGTAAACGAAAAAAAGAAACTCAAGAGATTGATTTTGATGACGAAAACTAA
- a CDS encoding YfhO family protein has translation MQFSFKKILPHLLVLVGFIVCSLAYFSPVLQGKVIYQSDIVHYTGMAKQQKDFKTNSGEETYWTNSAFGGMPTYQLGAKYPHNYIKKLDLSLRFLPRPADYLFLYFAGFYILLLVLKVDWKLAGLGALAFGFSTYLIIILGVGHNSKAHAIAYMPLVLSGIILTFRGKYVYGFILTAIAMGLELVANHYQMTYYLMLLVLVLGVAYLVDAYRKNMLPHFFKAVGVLFAAVILAIGLNATNILATQDYVKESTRGKSELTINANGSKRENTNGLSKEYITEYSYGKLETFNLFVPRFLGGGSGEDVGEDSAVYKYIVDQGVPPADAREYTKGLPTYWGSQTIVEAPAYVGAVVIFLFVLGLFLVKGRLKWWLLGGTILSLLLSYGKNLEFLTDLFINYVPLYNKFRAVSSIQVILELCIPVLAVFALVRLFNDVVKTEEKLKALKNTVIITAGLAILFLLGKAVGIIDFVGGIDGRIREGNGQAFLDALREDRASFFTQDTLRTLLFVLLAAGVIYFFLKKKLNETKVIVILGLLIIIDLVSVDKRYVNNEDFVSKLQMERPYQANKADLEILKDNTNYRVYDLTSGGAKTSYFHNALGGYHAAKPKRYQDLYEFYISKNNINVLSMLNAKYIIGQGEDGSPFPFVNNDANGNAWFVENTEKVSSADAEILALDTLDTKKTAIYSEGVSDKTNLPKTLVVDSLASIKTLDYKPNYIKYQSDNVNDGFAVFSEMYYGSGWNAYIDGVLKPHAKVNYALRGLEVPKGRHIIEFKFEPDVVKSGSTIALASSILLVLLVLGGLIYGVKSMNKISEE, from the coding sequence ATGCAATTTTCTTTTAAAAAAATCTTACCTCATCTTTTAGTTTTGGTAGGATTTATTGTTTGCTCTTTAGCCTATTTTAGTCCTGTTTTACAAGGAAAAGTCATTTACCAAAGTGATATTGTTCACTACACAGGAATGGCAAAACAACAAAAGGATTTTAAAACTAATTCTGGAGAAGAAACCTATTGGACTAATAGTGCATTTGGAGGTATGCCAACCTACCAATTAGGAGCAAAATACCCACACAATTATATTAAAAAGTTAGACCTGTCGTTGCGTTTTTTACCACGACCAGCTGATTACTTATTTCTTTATTTTGCTGGATTTTATATACTGCTTTTGGTTTTAAAAGTGGATTGGAAATTGGCAGGATTAGGTGCTTTGGCATTTGGTTTTTCTACCTATTTAATCATAATTTTGGGTGTAGGACATAATAGCAAAGCACATGCAATAGCTTATATGCCATTAGTTTTAAGTGGTATTATACTAACGTTTAGAGGTAAGTATGTTTACGGTTTTATCTTGACAGCCATAGCTATGGGATTAGAGTTGGTGGCTAACCATTACCAAATGACTTACTATTTAATGTTGTTAGTCTTAGTTTTAGGTGTCGCTTATTTGGTAGATGCTTATCGTAAAAATATGTTGCCTCACTTTTTTAAAGCTGTAGGTGTGTTATTTGCTGCAGTAATCTTGGCAATAGGTTTAAATGCAACTAATATTTTAGCTACACAAGATTATGTTAAGGAGAGTACACGTGGTAAAAGCGAGTTAACTATCAATGCCAATGGGTCTAAAAGAGAAAACACAAACGGTTTAAGTAAAGAATATATCACAGAATATAGTTATGGTAAACTAGAAACTTTTAACCTATTTGTACCTAGATTTTTAGGTGGTGGAAGCGGAGAAGATGTAGGCGAAGATTCTGCAGTGTATAAATACATTGTTGATCAAGGTGTGCCACCAGCAGACGCTAGAGAATATACTAAAGGTCTACCAACATATTGGGGAAGCCAAACCATAGTAGAAGCACCAGCTTATGTTGGAGCAGTTGTAATATTTTTATTTGTGTTAGGCTTGTTTTTAGTTAAAGGTCGTTTAAAATGGTGGTTATTAGGAGGAACTATACTGTCTTTATTATTGTCTTATGGTAAAAATCTAGAATTCTTAACAGATTTATTTATTAACTATGTACCATTATATAATAAGTTTAGAGCTGTCAGCTCAATACAAGTAATTTTAGAATTATGTATTCCTGTTTTAGCTGTTTTTGCTCTAGTTAGGTTGTTTAATGATGTTGTTAAAACCGAAGAAAAACTTAAGGCTTTAAAAAACACAGTAATTATTACAGCAGGTTTAGCAATCCTATTTTTATTAGGAAAAGCTGTTGGAATAATCGATTTTGTTGGAGGTATTGATGGTCGTATTAGAGAAGGTAATGGACAAGCATTTTTGGATGCTTTAAGAGAAGATAGAGCTAGCTTTTTTACACAAGATACGCTTAGAACATTGTTGTTTGTTCTATTAGCAGCAGGTGTTATCTATTTCTTTTTGAAAAAGAAACTTAACGAAACTAAGGTTATAGTCATTCTTGGATTATTAATTATAATAGATTTAGTTAGCGTAGATAAACGTTACGTTAATAACGAAGATTTTGTATCTAAGTTACAAATGGAGCGTCCTTATCAAGCCAATAAAGCAGATTTAGAGATACTTAAGGATAATACTAATTATCGCGTGTATGACTTAACGTCTGGAGGAGCTAAAACTAGCTATTTTCATAATGCTTTAGGTGGTTATCATGCTGCAAAACCAAAACGATATCAAGATTTATACGAATTTTATATCTCTAAAAACAATATTAATGTATTAAGTATGCTTAACGCGAAATACATAATTGGTCAAGGAGAAGATGGTAGTCCGTTTCCGTTTGTAAATAATGACGCTAATGGTAATGCTTGGTTTGTAGAAAACACTGAAAAAGTAAGTTCTGCTGATGCAGAAATTTTGGCTCTAGACACATTAGATACTAAAAAAACAGCTATTTATTCTGAAGGTGTTTCTGATAAAACTAATCTTCCTAAAACTTTAGTTGTGGACTCTTTAGCTTCAATAAAAACTTTAGATTACAAGCCTAACTATATTAAATATCAGTCGGATAATGTAAATGATGGTTTTGCTGTGTTTTCAGAAATGTATTATGGTTCTGGATGGAATGCTTATATTGATGGTGTGTTAAAACCACATGCTAAAGTAAACTATGCGTTAAGAGGTTTAGAAGTACCAAAGGGTAGACATATTATTGAATTTAAGTTTGAACCTGATGTTGTTAAATCTGGTAGTACGATAGCGTTAGCTAGTTCTATTTTACTGGTATTATTAGTTCTTGGAGGTTTGATTTATGGTGTAAAAAGCATGAATAAGATTAGTGAGGAGTAA